In Triticum aestivum cultivar Chinese Spring chromosome 5B, IWGSC CS RefSeq v2.1, whole genome shotgun sequence, the following proteins share a genomic window:
- the LOC123111101 gene encoding WD repeat-containing protein 48 isoform X1 encodes MHRVGSAGNTAGSSRPRKEKRFTYVLNDADNKKHCAGINCLSYLNASASGTSDYLFTGSRDGTLKRWEYQNGDANFSATFESHVDWVNDAIIVGQNLVSCSSDTTLKVWNCLADGACTKTLRQHSDYVICLAAAEKNNNIVASGGLGGEVFIWDLDAAIAPIAKSVDAKEDEVPNGSSGPALSTLCNVNSSGNIVSTNGKSHGYSPIAAKGHKDSVYALDMNDTGTLLVSGGTEKVVRVWDPRTGSKNMKLRGHTDNIRALLIDSTGRYCLSGSSDSMIRLWDLGQQRCVHSYAVHTDSVWALASTPSFGHVYSGGRDQSVYLTDLSTRESVLLCTNEHPILQLSLQDDTIWVATTDSSVYGWPAEGQTPQKVFQKGGSFLAGNLSFSRARASLEGSAPVPVYKEPSFTIPGVPAIVQHEIMNNRRHVLTKDTVGSVKLWEITRGAVIEDFGKVSFDDKKKELFEMVSIPAWFTMDARLGCLSVHLDTPQCFSAEIYAVDLNVTGAQEDLKINLAHETLRGLLVHWSKRRPKPGPHSLSNGDSSIGKDVSLKILPHSRSDVDDGSENHANNVLPSFEFSTVSPPSIITESSSGGPWRKRITDLDGTEDDLPWWCVDCAENGRFPKENTKCGFYLHPAEGSPAPNITQGKLSAPRILRVLKVANYVVEKLVLEKPLDGSPDSTFAMGLTSGTSALDSSSRLGLKPWQKLKPSVEILCNNQQVLSPEMSLATVRTYIWKKPEDLILNYRVVQSR; translated from the exons ATGCATCGTGTCGGGAGTGCTGGAAACACGGCCGGTTCAAGTCGACCGAGAAAGGAGAAGCGCTTCACATATGTGCTCAATGATGCTGATAATAAAAAG CATTGTGCTGGAATCAACTGCTTATCGTACCTGAATGCTtctgcttctggtacaagtgattATCTTTTTACTGGGAGTCGCGATGGTACCTTGAAGAGATGGGAATACCAAAATGGGGATGCAAACTTTTCAGCAACCTTTGAGTCACATGTTGATTGG gttaaCGATGCCATTATTGTTGGCCAAAATCTTGTTTCCTGTTCCTCAGACACCACATTAAAG GTGTGGAATTGCTTAGCAGATGGTGCTTGTACCAAGACGCTCCGCCAGCATTCTGATTATGTGATATGTCTTGCTGCGGCTGAAAAGAAT AACAATATTGTAGCCTCTGGTGGCCTTGGTGGTGAGGTCTTCATATGGGATCTTGATGCTGCTATTGCACCTATAGCCAAATCTGTAGATGCAAAAGAGGATGAGGTTCCTAACGGAAGCTCTGGACCTGCTTTGTCAACCTTGTGCAATGTAAATTCTAGTGGCAACATTGTTTCTACCAATGGAAAATCACATGGGTACAGTCCAATTGCTGCCAAAGGTCATAAGGATTCAGTTTATGCATTGGATATGAATGATACAGGGACATTGCTTGTCTCTGGTGGTACTGAAAAG GTTGTTCGTGTTTGGGATCCCAGGACAGGTTCTAAGAACATGAAATTGAGAGGGCACACTGACAATATCAGGGCTTTGCTTATTGATTCCACTGGAAG GTATTGTCTATCAGGCTCATCTGACTCAATGATAAG ACTATGGGATCTAGGACAGCAACGCTGTGTGCATTCTTATGCCGTTCACACTGATTCCGTTTGGGCGCTCGCAAGCACCCCTTCATTTGGTCATGTTTATAGTGGTGGAAGAGATCAGTCC GTGTACCTGACAGACCTCTCCACACGAGAGAGTGTTTTACTATGCACAAATGAACACCCAATCCTACAGTTGTCCTTGCAAGATGATACAATATGGGTTGCAACAACTGATTCTTCTGTTTATGGATGGCCAGCTGAAGGGCAAACCCCACAAAAGGTTTTTCAAAAGGGCGGCTCATTCTTAGCTGGGAATTTGTCATTCTCAAGAGCAAGAGCTTCTTTAGAAGGATCAGCACCT GTGCCTGTATACAAAGAGCCATCTTTCACTATTCCTGGAGTTCCAGCTATAGTTCAACATGAGATCATGAATAATAGAAGGCATGTCCTGACAAAG GATACTGTTGGTTCTGTCAAATTATGGGAGATTACTCGAGGAGCTGTTATCGAAGATTTTGGCAAG GTTTCGTTTGATGATAAGAAAAAGGAGTTATTTGAGATG GTTAGCATACCTGCATGGTTCACCATGGACGCTCGATTGGGGTGCCTGTCTGTTCACCTGGATACTCCACAATGCTTTTCCGCAGAAATATATGCGGTTGATTTGAATGTTACTGGAGCACAGGAAGATCTTAAG ATTAATTTGGCTCATGAGACTCTTCGTGGTTTGTTAGTTCATTGGAGTAAACGAAGGCCGAAACCAGGCCCACACAGCTTGTCCAATGGTGATTCTTCAATAGGGAAAGATGTATCATTGAAAATTTTGCCACATTCAAGATCTGACGTCGACGATGGAAGCGAAAACCATGCAAATAATGTGCTTCCTtcgtttgagttctccacggtttCGCCTCCATCAATTATCACGGAAAGTTCTAGTGGAGGGCCTTGGAGAAAGAGAATTACCGATTTGGATGGAACCGAGGATGATTTGCCATGGTGGTGCGTGGACTGTGCTGAGAACGGCCGATTTCCAAAAGAGAACACAAA GTGCGGCTTTTATTTGCATCCGGCCGAAGGCTCACCTGCACCAAACATAACGCAAGGGAAACTCAGCGCCCCACGGATATTGCGAGTTCTCAAA GTTGCTAACTATGTTGTTGAGAAGCTTGTTCTTGAGAAACCATTGGATGGAAGTCCGGACAGCACATTTGCCATGGGTTTGACCTCTGGCACATCAGCCCTAGATAGTTCTTCCCGGCTTGGACTAAAGCCATGGCAAAAACTGAAACCTTCTGTTGAGATATTGTGCAACAACCAG CAGGTTCTGTCACCTGAGATGAGTTTGGCGACAGTGCGGACATATATTTGGAAGAAGCCGGAGGATTTGATTCTTAATTACAGAGTGGTCCAATCAAGATAA
- the LOC123111101 gene encoding WD repeat-containing protein 48 isoform X2, with translation MHRVGSAGNTAGSSRPRKEKRFTYVLNDADNKKHCAGINCLSYLNASASGTSDYLFTGSRDGTLKRWEYQNGDANFSATFESHVDWVNDAIIVGQNLVSCSSDTTLKVWNCLADGACTKTLRQHSDYVICLAAAEKNNNIVASGGLGGEVFIWDLDAAIAPIAKSVDAKEDEVPNGSSGPALSTLCNVNSSGNIVSTNGKSHGYSPIAAKGHKDSVYALDMNDTGTLLVSGGTEKVVRVWDPRTGSKNMKLRGHTDNIRALLIDSTGRYCLSGSSDSMIRLWDLGQQRCVHSYAVHTDSVWALASTPSFGHVYSGGRDQSVYLTDLSTRESVLLCTNEHPILQLSLQDDTIWVATTDSSVYGWPAEGQTPQKVFQKGGSFLAGNLSFSRARASLEGSAPVPVYKEPSFTIPGVPAIVQHEIMNNRRHVLTKDTVGSVKLWEITRGAVIEDFGKVSFDDKKKELFEMVSIPAWFTMDARLGCLSVHLDTPQCFSAEIYAVDLNVTGAQEDLKINLAHETLRGLLVHWSKRRPKPGPHSLSNGDSSIGKDVSLKILPHSRSDVDDGSENHANNVLPSFEFSTVSPPSIITESSSGGPWRKRITDLDGTEDDLPWWCVDCAENGRFPKENTKCGFYLHPAEGSPAPNITQGKLSAPRILRVLKVANYVVEKLVLEKPLDGSPDSTFAMGLTSGTSALDSSSRLGLKPWQKLKPSVEILCNNQVLSPEMSLATVRTYIWKKPEDLILNYRVVQSR, from the exons ATGCATCGTGTCGGGAGTGCTGGAAACACGGCCGGTTCAAGTCGACCGAGAAAGGAGAAGCGCTTCACATATGTGCTCAATGATGCTGATAATAAAAAG CATTGTGCTGGAATCAACTGCTTATCGTACCTGAATGCTtctgcttctggtacaagtgattATCTTTTTACTGGGAGTCGCGATGGTACCTTGAAGAGATGGGAATACCAAAATGGGGATGCAAACTTTTCAGCAACCTTTGAGTCACATGTTGATTGG gttaaCGATGCCATTATTGTTGGCCAAAATCTTGTTTCCTGTTCCTCAGACACCACATTAAAG GTGTGGAATTGCTTAGCAGATGGTGCTTGTACCAAGACGCTCCGCCAGCATTCTGATTATGTGATATGTCTTGCTGCGGCTGAAAAGAAT AACAATATTGTAGCCTCTGGTGGCCTTGGTGGTGAGGTCTTCATATGGGATCTTGATGCTGCTATTGCACCTATAGCCAAATCTGTAGATGCAAAAGAGGATGAGGTTCCTAACGGAAGCTCTGGACCTGCTTTGTCAACCTTGTGCAATGTAAATTCTAGTGGCAACATTGTTTCTACCAATGGAAAATCACATGGGTACAGTCCAATTGCTGCCAAAGGTCATAAGGATTCAGTTTATGCATTGGATATGAATGATACAGGGACATTGCTTGTCTCTGGTGGTACTGAAAAG GTTGTTCGTGTTTGGGATCCCAGGACAGGTTCTAAGAACATGAAATTGAGAGGGCACACTGACAATATCAGGGCTTTGCTTATTGATTCCACTGGAAG GTATTGTCTATCAGGCTCATCTGACTCAATGATAAG ACTATGGGATCTAGGACAGCAACGCTGTGTGCATTCTTATGCCGTTCACACTGATTCCGTTTGGGCGCTCGCAAGCACCCCTTCATTTGGTCATGTTTATAGTGGTGGAAGAGATCAGTCC GTGTACCTGACAGACCTCTCCACACGAGAGAGTGTTTTACTATGCACAAATGAACACCCAATCCTACAGTTGTCCTTGCAAGATGATACAATATGGGTTGCAACAACTGATTCTTCTGTTTATGGATGGCCAGCTGAAGGGCAAACCCCACAAAAGGTTTTTCAAAAGGGCGGCTCATTCTTAGCTGGGAATTTGTCATTCTCAAGAGCAAGAGCTTCTTTAGAAGGATCAGCACCT GTGCCTGTATACAAAGAGCCATCTTTCACTATTCCTGGAGTTCCAGCTATAGTTCAACATGAGATCATGAATAATAGAAGGCATGTCCTGACAAAG GATACTGTTGGTTCTGTCAAATTATGGGAGATTACTCGAGGAGCTGTTATCGAAGATTTTGGCAAG GTTTCGTTTGATGATAAGAAAAAGGAGTTATTTGAGATG GTTAGCATACCTGCATGGTTCACCATGGACGCTCGATTGGGGTGCCTGTCTGTTCACCTGGATACTCCACAATGCTTTTCCGCAGAAATATATGCGGTTGATTTGAATGTTACTGGAGCACAGGAAGATCTTAAG ATTAATTTGGCTCATGAGACTCTTCGTGGTTTGTTAGTTCATTGGAGTAAACGAAGGCCGAAACCAGGCCCACACAGCTTGTCCAATGGTGATTCTTCAATAGGGAAAGATGTATCATTGAAAATTTTGCCACATTCAAGATCTGACGTCGACGATGGAAGCGAAAACCATGCAAATAATGTGCTTCCTtcgtttgagttctccacggtttCGCCTCCATCAATTATCACGGAAAGTTCTAGTGGAGGGCCTTGGAGAAAGAGAATTACCGATTTGGATGGAACCGAGGATGATTTGCCATGGTGGTGCGTGGACTGTGCTGAGAACGGCCGATTTCCAAAAGAGAACACAAA GTGCGGCTTTTATTTGCATCCGGCCGAAGGCTCACCTGCACCAAACATAACGCAAGGGAAACTCAGCGCCCCACGGATATTGCGAGTTCTCAAA GTTGCTAACTATGTTGTTGAGAAGCTTGTTCTTGAGAAACCATTGGATGGAAGTCCGGACAGCACATTTGCCATGGGTTTGACCTCTGGCACATCAGCCCTAGATAGTTCTTCCCGGCTTGGACTAAAGCCATGGCAAAAACTGAAACCTTCTGTTGAGATATTGTGCAACAACCAG GTTCTGTCACCTGAGATGAGTTTGGCGACAGTGCGGACATATATTTGGAAGAAGCCGGAGGATTTGATTCTTAATTACAGAGTGGTCCAATCAAGATAA